One genomic window of Phoenix dactylifera cultivar Barhee BC4 chromosome 6, palm_55x_up_171113_PBpolish2nd_filt_p, whole genome shotgun sequence includes the following:
- the LOC103716117 gene encoding U3 small nucleolar RNA-associated protein 18 homolog, with product MSLISQNMLPKKRREKIDGEAADGLVDEHKLKNSKRKNRGRDYDLLEGNREQEKEMKKLESFLFGTLHSPVEFGKEAGGEEEEVAQDVPLFFVDKSTGDEMVVYEEDLHSRIEERRKEEKKPAWVDDEEERTEVDIVKVNRLRKLRKEADERVISGADYVARLRAQHAKLNPGTEWARIDQKSAHVGASDDESDDESGVTVAHGYEDMEGGDILRSNDKLVVKGRDKLLPGLLEYSRLMNANSEEPSNGPINSVQFHRNGQLLLTAGLDRGLRFFQVDGKHNTKIQSIFIEDCPIYKASFLPDGSEVIISGRRKFFYSFDLVKAAVSKIGPLTGREEKSLEVFEVSPDSSTIAFIGNEGYILLMSSRTKELIGTVKMNGSARSLAFADGGQQLLSSGGDGQVYHWDLRTRRCIHKAVDEGCIVGSALCVSPDNSLFAAGSSSGIVNVYKRGEFLGGKRKPLKTIENLTTMVDFMKFNHDGQILAISSRMKKNGLKLIHVPSFTAFSNCPPPRFSLHYPRALDFSPHGGFMAMGNAGGKVLLYKLHHYQYA from the coding sequence ATGAGTTTGATTTCTCAAAATATGCTCCCCAAGAAACGAAGAGAGAAGATTGATGGAGAAGCAGCTGATGGGTTGGTTGATGAACATAAACTGAAGAACTCGAAGAGGAAGAATAGAGGCAGAGATTATGACTTGTTGGAGGGAAATAGAGAGCAGGAGAAGGAGATGAAGAAGCTGGAGAGCTTCTTGTTTGGTACCCTTCACTCCCCTGTGGAATTTGGCAAGGAAGCTggtggagaagaggaggaggtggctcagGATGTGCCTTTGTTCTTCGTGGATAAGTCCACCGGCGATGAAATGGTAGTCTATGAAGAGGACTTGCATTCTCGAATTGAAGAACGGcgtaaggaagagaagaagccaGCATGGGTTGATGACGAGGAGGAAAGGACGGAGGTGGACATAGTGAAGGTCAATAGGTTGAGGAAGCTTAGGAAGGAGGCTGATGAGCGTGTGATATCAGGTGCAGATTATGTGGCTAGACTACGCGCCCAGCATGCTAAGCTGAATCCTGGAACAGAATGGGCACGTATTGACCAGAAATCTGCCCATGTTGGTGCTTCCGATGATGAATCCGATGATGAAAGCGGTGTCACGGTTGCCCATGGATATGAGGATATGGAAGGTGGTGATATTCTCCGGAGCAATGATAAGCTTGTTGTTAAAGGTAGGGATAAGCTGTTGCCAGGGCTGTTGGAGTACTCAAGGCTAATGAATGCCAATTCAGAGGAGCCTTCCAATGGTCCTATCAATTCAGTTCAGTTTCATAGGAATGGCCAATTGCTGCTGACTGCTGGACTGGACAGAGGGTTGAGGTTTTTCCAGGTTGATGGAAAGCACAACACTAAGATACAGAGCATATTCATTGAGGACTGCCCGATATATAAGGCTTCATTTTTGCCTGATGGGTCTGAGGTCATAATTTCTGGCAGAAGGAAGTTTTTTTACAGCTTTGATTTGGTGAAAGCGGCCGTAAGTAAGATAGGTCCTTTGACGGGGAGGGAGGAGAAAAGTCTGGAAGTTTTTGAGGTTTCCCCTGATTCGAGCACCATTGCATTCATCGGTAATGAAGGTTATATTCTTTTGATGTCGTCAAGAACAAAGGAACTGATTGGAACTGTCAAGATGAATGGAAGCGCACGTTCTTTGGCTTTTGCTGATGGTGGGCAGCAGCTATTGAGCAGTGGTGGTGATGGGCAAGTTTATCACTGGGATCTTAGGACAAGGAGGTGCATCCACAAGGCTGTCGATGAAGGGTGTATAGTGGGTTCAGCCCTCTGTGTTTCACCAGACAACTCTTTGTTTGCAGCAGGTTCAAGCAGTGGAATTGTGAATGTCTACAAAAGGGGAGAGTTTCTTGGGGGAAAGAGGAAGCCATTGAAGACCATTGAAAATCTAACCACAATGGTTGATTTCATGAAGTTTAATCATGATGGACAGATTTTGGCTATTAGctcaagaatgaagaagaatgGTCTAAAATTGATACATGTTCCATCTTTTACCGCCTTCTCAAACTGCCCCCCTCCCAGATTTAGTTTGCATTACCCACGTGCTTTGGATTTCAGTCCTCATGGAGGTTTCATGGCCATGGGAAATGCTGGTGGAAAGGTTCTGTTGTACAAGTTGCATCATTATCAATATGCATAA